The following are from one region of the Trichoderma breve strain T069 chromosome 5, whole genome shotgun sequence genome:
- a CDS encoding glycosyl hydrolases family 16 domain-containing protein, producing the protein MEQNFDGRPPVVPSAATSSAPTPLRPGTPNTDDNRNIFEGTDTASNAPGTGTNPFVSPDGSRPASSFESSSGSPYEERPGVGGQRYFHSRLVKKGEIEKPWLEKVDPKEKWVTIMPLLGILLGLAISGFLVWDGMRSVVHHKYCPVLDEDFSNGLDPSIWTKEVQVGGFGNGEFEQTTGGDSNVFVENGHLMIKATLQDANLVEKNNVINLLKDGTCTSKDYYSCVAATNTTNGNSSVVPPTLSGRINTFKGAKIKYGRVEVTAKLPVGDWLWPAIWMLPVNDTYGGNNIASSALHWGPDPANDAWWKTNNKRKALHTTYSAEFNTFGLEWSQKYLFTYINSRLLQVTYTNFNKPMWKRGAFPDSTSNGTRLVDIWSKTGRDNTPFDTEFYLILNLAVGGTNGWFEDGQSGKPWLDHSPNAKKDFWNARDTWYPTWTQPQLEVSRVVITQQCDGDEEL; encoded by the exons ATGGAGCAAAATTTCGACGGGCGACCGCCCGTTGTCCCCTCGGCCGCAACCTCCAGCGCGCCCACGCCTCTCCGCCCTGGAACCCCCAACACAGATGACAATCGCAACATTTTCGAGGGCACTGACACGGCCTCAAATGCCCCCGGAACTGGGACAAACCCCTTTGTGAGCCCGGATGGCTCACGGCCTGCTTCCAGCTTTGAGTCGTCCAGTGGTAGCCCCTACGAAGAACGTCCCGGGGTGGGTGGCCAGCGATATTTCCACTCGCGGCTGGTCAAGAAGGGAGAAATCGAAAAGCCCTGGTTAGAAAAGGTCGATCCCAAGGAGAAATGGGTCACGATAATGCCCCTCCTCGGAATTCTCCTGGGCCTGGCTATTTCCGGCTTCTTGGTCTGGGACGGCATGCGGAGTGTTGTCCACCACAAGTACTGCCCTGTCTTGGATGAAGACTTCAGCAACGGCCTTGACCCGAGTATTTGGACCAAGGAGGTGCAGGTTGGTGGATTTGG CAATGGCGAATTCGAACAGACGACTGGCGGCGATAGCAACGTCTTTGTTGAGAACGGCCATCTTATGATCAAGGCCACTCTCCAAGATGCCAACCTGGTCGAGAAGAACAATGTCATCAACTTGCTCAAGGACGGTACTTGTACCTCCAAGGACTACTATAGCTGCGTTgccgccaccaacaccaccaacgGCAACTCCAGTGTTGTTCCTCCCACACTATCCGGCCGTATTAACACGTTCAAGGGAGCGAAGATCAAGTATGGCCGTGTTGAGGTCACTGCAAAGCTGCCTGTAGGCGACTGGCTCTGGCCCGCCATCTGGATGTTGCCAGTCAACGATACCTATG GCGGCAACAACATTGCTTCATCTGCTCTGCACTGGGGTCCTGACCCCGCCAACGACGCTTGGTGGAAGACCAACAACAAGCGCAAGGCTCTGCACACCACTTACAGCGCCGAGTTCAATACCTTTGGTCTTGAGTGGTCGCAGAAGTATCTCTTCACCTACATCAACAGTCGGCTGCTGCAAGTCACCTACACCAACTTCAACAAGCCCATGTGGAAGCGAGGCGCTTTCCCCGACTCCACCTCTAACGGCACCAGGCTGGTCGACATCTGGAGCAAGACTGGCCGTGATAACACTCCATTTGACACAGAATTCTATCTCATCCTGAACCTTGCTGTCGGTGGCACAAACGGCTGGTTTGAAGACGGCCAGTCTGGCAAGCCCTGGTTGGATCACTCTCCCAACGCCAAGAAAGACTTTTGGAACGCCCGCGACACTTGGTATCCCACTTGGACGCAGCCTCAGCTCGAGGTCAGCCGTGTTGTCATCACTCAGCAATGCGATGGCGACGAAGAACTGTGA
- a CDS encoding glycosyl transferase family group 2 domain-containing protein — translation MGITSYFKASTKKAEQETAAPPAPPAKPVAPPRLQQETRQSIMSEKPPSSVSGNDMDLQPPTPRFHSRPQSSSGRSTPSMQSSMFLDDIKHEVMVNYLYQQQCSQLWVSDGSGEIEGVLLRKTRGHYMACPPQLASSPFALACAALNVQCAMTVNSRVIKTFLQWSPDAVDVPLMNGLRVQILPTIDDLPRARKYQFAAFVASEGLLIVWDDDALHLVARAKAIESELMELVWKAGNPDEEAEDEKRAQPVAEVEIDEESGEIKPEKRPIHLQNTVLVSLTLVLVTVSLGAAWRQLAIEVSVDSTYIRLALVALAPVQIFFTLFFAQVIVGCLAQIFGPIRQLTINSKFYSARPPPRLQSAILPHVTIQCPVYKEGLQGVIMPTVKSIKQAMSTYELQGGSANMFINDDGLQLISEEDRLARIEFYADNSIGWVARPKHGENGFTRKGKFKKASNMNFALMISCKVEEKLQAIERPPEWSQNDEALAYEEALKEVLEADGRAWADGNIRMGDYILLIDSDTRVPADCLLDAVSEMEQSPDVGIMQFSSGVMQVVHTYFENGITFFTNLIYSAIRYTVSNGDVAPFVGHNAILRWSAIQQVAYQDEDGYDKFWSESHVSEDFDMSLRLQVNGYIIRLAAWAGEGFKEGVSLTVYDELARWEKYAYGCNELLFHPIRTWLWRGPFTPLFRRFLFSNIRFTSKITVISYIGTYYAIGAAWILTVVNYFVMGWYNGYLDKYYIDSWQVWFSIIIVFNGLGNIALAVMRYRVGERGLLYALFENFMWTLMLAIFLGGLSLHVSQALLAHMFEINMTWGATAKEAEFSNFFIEVPKVLKKFKFSMIFSLIFIIGMILLAQAPFVPYDWQIKDFVAILPMATVAASHFLLPLALNPALMTFSW, via the exons ATGGGTATCACGAGCTATTTCAAGGCCAGCACCAAAAAGGCTGAGCAGGAAACGGCTGCACCGCCGGCGCCGCCAGCCAAACCGGTTGCTCCTCCTCGATTACAGCAAGAAACTCGGCAGTCGATAATGTCAGAAAAGCCCCCTTCATCAGTTTCTGGAAACGACATGGATCTCCAGCCTCCCACTCCCAGATTCCACTCCCGGCCACAGTCCAGCTCTGGCAGGTCTACGCCGTCAATGCAGAGCTCCATGTTccttgatgatatcaagCACGAGGTCATGGTCAACTACCTGTACCAGCAGCAGTGTTCTCAGCTCTGGGTCAGCGATGGATCCGGAGAGATTGAGGGTGTTTTGCTCCGCAAGACTCGAGGTCACTACATGGCCTGCCCTCCTCAATTGGCCAGCTCTCCCTTTGCATTGGCATGCGCTGCTCTCAATGTCCAATGTGCCATGACGGTCAATTCCCGTGTTATCAAGACTTTCTTGCAATGGTCTCCTGACGCCGTCGATGTGCCCCTCATGAACGGCCTGCGCGTCCAAATTCTCCCTACGATTGATGATTTGCCGCGTGCTCGTAAATACCAGTTTGCTGCCTTCGTCGCGTCTGAGGGCCTGCTGATTGTTTGGGATGACGACGCTCTTCATCTGGTCGCACgtgccaaggccattgaatCTGAGCTCATGGAGCTGGTCTGGAAGGCTGGCAACCCTgacgaagaagccgaagatgagaagagagcgCAGCCTGTCGCCGAAGTCgaaattgatgaagagagtgGTGAGATTAAGCCCGAAAAGCGACCTATTCATCTCCAGAACACGGTCCTCGTGTCTCTAACTCTTGTCCTGGTTACTGTTTCCCTTGGTGCTGCCTGGAGGCAGCTGGCCATTGAGGTTTCCGTCGACAGCACCTACATTCGTCTTGCACTCGTTGCCCTGGCTCCGGTtcaaatcttcttcaccctCTTCTTTGCTCAAGTCATTGTCGGTTGTTTGGCTCAGATCTTTGGCCCCATTCGCCAACTCACAATCAACTCCAAGTTTTACTCTGCCCGGCCTCCGCCGCGTCTGCAGTCGGCCATTCTCCCCCACGTCACTATTCAGTGCCCCGTCTACAAAGAAGGTCTGCAGGGTGTCATTATGCCAACAGTCAAGTCCATCAAGCAGGCCATGTCCACCTATGAACTTCAAGGTGGCTCCGCAAACATGTTCATCAACGACGACGGTTTGCAGCTCATCTCGGAAGAGGATCGTCTGGCTCGTATTGAATTCTACGCCGACAACAGTATCGGCTGGGTCGCTCGCCCGAAGCACGGAGAGAACGGCTTTACCCGCAAGGGCAAGTTCAAGAAGGCTTCCAACATGAACTTTGCGCTCATGATTTCCTGCAaggttgaggagaagctTCAAGCAATTGAACGTCCCCCCGAATGGAGCCAAAATGACGAGGCTTTGGCATACGAGGAGGCTCTTAAGGAAGTCCTCGAAGCTGATGGCCGTGCCTGGGCTGATGGTAACATCCGCATGGGAGACTACATTCTGCTGATTGACTCTGATACTCGTGTTCCCGCTGATTGCTTGCTCGATGCCGTTTCTGAGATGGAACAATCGCCTGATGTTGGTATCATGCAATTTTCCTCTGGTGTCATGCAGGTTGTCCACACTTACTTTGAGAACGGTATCACTTTCTTCACCAACCTCATCTACTCTGCCATCCGATACACTGTGTCCAACGGTGACGTTGCTCCCTTTGTCGGCCACAATGCCATCCTTCGTTGGTCTGCCATCCAGCAGGTTGCCTACCAGGACGAAGACGGATACGACAAGTTCTGGTCGGAAAGCCACGTCTCGGAAGATTTCGACATGTCGCTTCGTCTGCAGGTTAACGGCTACATCATTCGGTTGGCTGCTTGGGCTGGTGAAGGCTTCAAGGAAGGTGTGTCTTTGACCGTCTACGACGAGCTTGCCCGATGGGAAAAGTACGCCTATGGTTGCAATGAGCTACTGTTCCACCCCATTCGAACCTGGCTCTGGCGCGGTCCCTTTACGCCTCTGTTCCGCCGTTTCTTGTTTTCCAACATTCGCTTTACGTCCAAGATTACCGTCATCTCCTACATTGGTACCTACTATGCCATTGGAGCTGCCTGGATCTTGACTGTGGTCAACTACTTTGTCATGGGCTGGTACAACGGCTACTTGGACAAGTACTACATCGACTCGTGGCAGGTCTGGTTCTCCATCATTATTGTGTTCAACGGCCTTGGTAACATTGCCCTTGCTGTCATGCGCTACCGTGTTGGTGAGCGTGGTCTGCTGTACGCCCTGTTTGAGAACTTTATGTGGACTCTCATGTTGGCCATTTTCCTCGGTGGCTTGTCATTGCACGTCAGCCAGGCTCTGTTGGCTCACATGTTTGAGATTAACATGACATGGGGTGCCACTGCCAAGGAAGCCGAGTTTTCAAACTTCTTTATTGAGGTTCCCAAGGTCTTGAAGAAG TTCAAATTCTCTATGATCTTCTCACTGATCTTTATTATCGGCATGATCCTTCTCGCTCAGGCGCCGTTTGTCCCTTATGACTGGCAAATCAAGGACTTTGTCGCCATCCTGCCCATGGCCACCGTTGCCGCTAGTCACTTCCTTCTGCCGCTGGCCTTGAACCCTGCCCTCATGACCTTCTCATGGTAA
- a CDS encoding ABC transporter domain-containing protein has protein sequence MPHPVSPPLVVSKEAPPPPSQEDIAAFINTIFNAQTSAASIDACYALCDVLLNSVGSSGLTTYGILTEVKKAAADKKSGLRRESSQNLLGAIFERFPPREALSEVVLLIQDASTVTVALDALSDKGSVVREAAQYGLDALFANLSAEALVVGLLPVLTQYLSKKTGKWQGTVGAYLLLQKMADKSQMVVGSTKEEAADKDVLREAMGAKLAGLIPLVEGGMHDLKTEVEKQAVKTMNSLTTLLSNDDVTPRIPLLVDTMQHPSPQTLQKAIHALSMTTFVAVVTSPVLALLTPFLERSLNTPTTSQEVLRQTVVIVENLTKLVHDPIEARAFLPKLLPGVKGVCDRASLPEVRELAERALATMQKAMGNDKDIIAKTTVEDVAKVLDAEVQKHNALVLQADIYQLARAYISEMVATDVNYRHIARISARIAPYLKSLLQSPDAPQQVADAVQQFYLEEDQRRYGVPEKEDDGEIEIVNADFSLAYGGMLLLSHTNLRLLKGHRYGLCGRNGAGKSTLMKAIAGGKLEGFPPQDVLRTYYVEHNQGEDADISILEFVSKDPEIGPQGTAHISEVLEEFGFTSGPEGRQSQKVGSLSGGWKMKLALARAMLKGADVLLLDEPTNHLDVTNIAWLENYLKSHPDITSLIVSHDSGFLDNVTTDIYHYEPNKKLACYKGNLAAFVQLRPEAKSYYTLSASNVQFKFPPPGILTGIKSQTRAIIRMSNVSYTYPKATKPSLSDVSCSLSLSSRVAIIGPNGAGKSTLIKLLTGETIPTVGKVEKHPNLRIGYIKQHALEHVEMHLEKTPNQYLQWRYQHGDDREVHMKQTRALSDQDREQMDKFVDLQDGKPAKQIESLVGRQKYKKTFQYEVKWRATLPKYNTMISRETLLELGFDKLVQEFDDHEASREGLGYRELQPSVISKHFEDLGLDPEIANHNEIGSLSGGQKVKVVIAGAMWNNPHLLVLDEPTNFLDRDSLGGLAVAIREFKGGVILISHNEEFVGALCSEQWLVNDGRVAQRGNAAVDLGRFEDSRPGSGVTSTAASSVVSSAVNSGVEDNGELKFKARKKKKMTKKELKDREVRRRLRHIEWLNSPKGTPHPPDTDDEE, from the exons ATGCCTCACCCGGTTTCGCCGCCGCTCGTGGTGTCGAAAGAAGCCCCTCCCCCGCCATCGCAGGAGGATATCGCGgccttcatcaacaccatcttcaacgcTCAGACGTCCGCTGCGTCCATCGATGCCTGCTATGCTCTTTGCGATGTCCTCCTCAACTCGGTCGGATCTTCCGGCCTGACCACATACGGCATCCTCACCGAGGTCAAGAAGGCGGCTGCTGATAAGAAGAGCGGGCTCCGCCGAGAGAGCAGCCAGAACCTGTTGGGTGCCATCTTCGAGCGGTTCCCTCCGCGCGAGGCCCTGAGCGAGGTTGTGCTCCTGATTCAGGATGCCAGCACTGTCACCGTTGCCCTGGATGCCCTGTCGGACAAGGGCTCTGTTGTCCGCGAGGCTGCCCAATATGGTCTTGATGCGCTGTTCGCCAACCTCAGTGCTGAGGCCCTGGTTGTTGGACTGCTGCCCGTCTTGACCCAGTATctctccaagaagacgggCAAGTGGCAGGGTACCGTGGGTGCCTACCTGTtgctgcagaagatggcCGACAAGTCGCAGATGGTTGTTGGCTCTaccaaggaggaggctgctgataAGGATGTGCTTCGCGAGGCCATGGGAGCCAAGCTCGCTGGCTTGATTCCTCTCGTTGAGGGTGGCATGCACGACTTGAAGACCGAGGTGGAGAAGCAGGCTGTCAAGACGATGAACTCTCTTACGACTCTTCTGTCCAACGATGACGTTACCCCTCGAATTCCCCTGCTCGTCGACACTATGCAGCATCCTTCTCCCCAGACCCTCCAAAAGGCCATCCACGCCCTGTCAATGACTACATTCGTGGCTGTTGTCACATCCCCTGTGCTGGCGCTGTTGACGCCTTTCCTCGAGAGATCTCTCAACACTCCCACCACCTCGCAGGAGGTTCTCAGACAGACAGTCGTCATTGTTGAGAACTTGACCAAGCTTGTCCATGATCCTATCGAGGCCAGAGCCTTCCTTCCCAAGCTGTTACCTGGTGTCAAGGGTGTCTGCGACCGTGCCTCTCTCCCTGAGGTTCGAGAGCTCGCCGAAAGAGCTCTTGCAACCATGCAGAAGGCCATGGGTAACGACAAGGACATTATTGCCAAAACCACCGTCGAAGACGTTGCCAAGGTCCTCGACGCAGAGGTGCAGAAGCACAACGCACTCGTGCTGCAGGCCGATATATACCAGCTCGCTAGGGCCTACATCTCTGAGATGGTTGCCACTGATGTCAACTATCGCCATATTGCTCGAATCTCTGCCAGGATTGCACCCTACCTCAAGAGCCTGCTGCAGAGCCCTGACGCTCCTCAGCAGGTGGCTGATGCCGTCCAGCAATTTTATTTGGAAGAGGACCAGCGCCGATATGGTGTCCCTGAGAAGGAAGACGACGGCGAGATCGAGATTGTCAACGCCGACTTCTCTCTTGCTTACGGTGGtatgctgctgctttctCACACCAACCTGCGACTTCTCAAGGGTCACAGATATGGTCTCTGTGGTCGCAACGGTGCTGGCAAGTCCACTCTCATGAAGGCCATCGCTGGTGGCAAGCTGGAGGGTTTCCCTCCCCAGGACGTCCTGCGTACCTACTATGTCGAGCACAACCAGGGCGAAGACGCCGACATCAGCATTCTTGAGTTCGTCTCCAAGGATCCTGAGATCGGTCCCCAGGGAACTGCGCACATTTCCGAGGTTTTGGAAGAGTTTGGTTTCACCTCTGGACCCGAGGGCCGTCAGTCCCAAAAGGTCGGCTCTCTCTCTGGTGgttggaagatgaagctcgCCTTGGCCCGAGCCATGTTGAAGGGTGCCGATGTCCTCCTGTTGGACGAACCTACTAACCACTTGGATGTTACCAACATTGCTTGGCTGGAGAACTACCTCAAGTCGCACCCCGACATCACCAGTTTGATTGTGTCTCACGACTCTGGCTTCTTGGACAACGTCACCACCGACATTTACCACTATGAGCCCAACAAGAAGCTCGCATGCTACAAGGGTAACCTTGCGGCATTCGTCCAGCTTCGCCCCGAGGCCAAGAGCTACTACACTCTGTCGGCGTCCAACGTCCAGTTCAAGTTCCCTCCTCCTGGTATTCTCACTGGTATCAAGTCGCAGACCCGTGCCATCATTCGCATGAGCAACGTCTCTTACACCTACCCCAAGGCTACCAAGCCATCCCTTTCAGACGtctcttgctctctctcgctctcctcgCGTGTCGCTATTATCGGACCTAACGGTGCTGGCAAGTCTACTTTGATCAAGCTGCTTACCGGTGAGACCATTCCCACTGTTGGCAAGGTTGAGAAGCACCCCAACCTGCGTATCGGCTACATTAAGCAGCATGCTTTGGAGCACGTCGAGATGCACTTGGAGAAGACTCCCAACCAGTATCTGCAGTGGCGATACCAGCATGGTGATGACCGTGAGGTCCACATGAAGCAGACCCGTGCCTTGTCCGATCAGGATCGTGAACAGATGGACAAGTTTGTCGATCTCCAGGATGGCAAACCTGCTAAGCAAATCGAGTCGCTTGTTGGTCGTCAAAAGTACAAGAAGACGTTCCAATATGAAGT TAAATGGCGTGCCACTCTCCCCAAGTACAACACCATGATTTCACGTGAGACTCTGCTTGAGCTGGGCTTCGATAAGCTTGTTCAAGAGTTTGATGATCACGAGGCGTCTCGTGAGGGTCTTGGATACCGTGAACTCCAGCCATCTGTCATCTCGAAGCACTTTGAAGATCTTGGCCTGGATCCTGAGATCGCCAACCACAACGAAATTGGTTCGTTGTCTGGCGGTCAGAAGGTCAAGGTCGTCATTGCCGGTGCCATGTGGAACAACCCGCATTTGTTGGTTCTTGATGAGCCTACTAACTTCTTGGACCGAGACTCTCTTGGAGGTTTGGCCGTGGCCATCCGAGAGTTCAAGGGAGGTGTTATCCTCATTTCTCACAACGAAGAGTTCGTCGGCGCTCTCTGCTCTGAGCAGTGGCTCGTCAACGACGGACGAGTTGCCCAGCGCGGCAACGCCGCCGTTGACCTCGGCCGCTTCGAGGACAGCCGTCCTGGAAGCGGCGTTACGAGCACTGCGGCCAGCTCCGTCGTCAGCAGCGCCGTCAACTCTGGCGTCGAGGATAACGGCGAGCTCAAGTTCAAGGctcgcaagaagaagaagatgaccaagaaggagctcaaggatcGGGAAGTTCGTCGTCGCCTGCGACACATTGAGTGGCTTAACAGCCCCAAGGGAACTCCTCACCCTCCCGACACTGATGACGAAGAGTAA
- a CDS encoding DHHC palmitoyltransferase domain-containing protein codes for MASQDEPVSPTGNVPTFSHPASSTPDGHRPGSVVSSHMTDIASEDEADETAMTAASSKIWGGARKNLGVGKRGSGTSTTSSALGTSPSLTSRSHVQGLTSNAFFHPMSSQKLQAQRAGAARPLATTQPPPAAPQPQFGDLPDNATDIDGSVIHDFAPSPVAQHGPPQFQHVMYSEEQRHLPSRGTDFTEHDTFDQATEATSPTGHYAGGSMSESVRPLRKASVPEKAHPHLDLSGTTSLRDLRNFPSPMLKTPRSFGSTFLPGMSDRDQAQSAEDRNAPGVEKLASTASSPRLNPIDSQLRPKTESTAVQHKYSKERNYEYFEGNTMFFFGGRWQNTRQRPINVATGVFIVIPCVLFFVFEAPWLWHNISPAIPIIFAYLAYLCFSSFLHASISDPGILPRNLHQFPPLGPHEDPLRVDPPTNDWTLIKSAEPTAAAMEFPVKHCRTCNIWRPPRAHHCRLCDNCVETHDHHCVWLNNCVGKRNYRYFFTFVSSATILSLYLIGASLAQLIVYMNQKNISFSKSIDHFRVSLALVILGVFAFLYPAALMGYHIFLMARGETTREFMNSHKFTKSERYRPFDQASFWRNILAVLCRPRTPSYYQFKKRYENGDQRFGLHRDQRPVLDSRGLEMDAVKPPSQGGFQGPVTLRGSSQGEP; via the exons ATGGCGTCCCAAGACGAGCCCGTTTCGCCGACTGGCAATGTCCCGACTTTCTCACATCCCGCATCTTCGACTCCAGATGGACATCGCCCTGGGAGCGTTGTATCCTCCCACATGACCGACATCGCcagcgaggatgaggccGACG AGACGGCCATGACCGCGGCTTCGTCCAAAATATGGGGAGGCGCCAGGAAGAACTTGGGCGTCGGCAAGAGAGGAAGCGGCACCAGCACAACCAGTTCCGCGCTGGGAACGTCGCCGAGCCTGACATCACGTAGCCACGTTCAAGGGCTCACGTCAAACGCCTTTTTCCACCCCATGAGCTCGCAAAAGCTGCAGGCCCAGAGAGCCGGAGCCGCACGACCTCTCGCGACGAcccagccaccaccagctgcGCCCCAGCCACAGTTTGGAGACCTGCCCGACAACGCAACGGATATCGATGGCAGTGTGATCCACGACTTTGCACCTTCACCAGTGGCCCAGCATGGCCCGCCGCAGTTCCAGCACGTCATGTATAGCGAAGAGCAGAGGCACCTGCCCTCCCGCGGCACCGACTTTACCGAGCACGACACATTCGATCAGGCTACGGAAGCCACCAGCCCTACCGGTCACTATGCTGGAGGGAGCATGTCCGAGAGCGTTCGACCGCTGCGCAAGGCCTCGGTTCCGGAGAAGGCCCACCCACATCTTGACCTGAGCGGAACCACGAGCCTGAGAGATTTGAGGAATTTCCCCAGCCCAATGCTCAAAACCCCCCGGTCGTTTGGGTCAACTTTCCTCCCCGGGATGAGTGACCGTGATCAGGCCCAGAGTGCTGAGGATCGAAACGCGCCTGGTGTGGAAAAACTCGCCTCCACTGCGTCGTCACCACGACTAAACCCTATTGATTCCCAACTACGACCCAAGACCGAGAGCACCGCAGTACAGCACAAGTACAGCAAAGAACGCAACTATGAGTACTTTGAGGGCAATaccatgttcttcttcgGAGGCCGATGGCAAAACACTAGGCAGCGGCCTATCAACGTTGCTACTGGAGTCTTCATCGTTATCCCTTGCGTTCTGTTCTTCGTCTTCGAGGCGCCGTGGCTTTGGCACAACATTTCTCCCGCCATCCCCATCATCTTTGCATACCTTGCCTacctttgcttctcctctttcctCCATGCTTCCATTTCGGACCCCGGA ATCCTTCCCCGAAATCTTCACCAGTTCCCACCTCTTGGGCCGCATGAAGATCCCCTTCGTGTCGACCCCCCCACAAACGACTGGACACTGATAAAGTCAGCGGAGCCGACGGCGGCCGCCATGGAGTTCCCCGTCAAGCACTGCCGGACGTGCAACATCTGGCGACCCCCTCGTGCTCACCACTGCCGTCTATGTGACAACTGCGTCGAGACGCACGACCACCACTGCGTGTGGCTCAACAACTGCGTTGGCAAACGCAACTACCGATACTTTTTCACCTTTGTCTCATCTGCCACCATCCTCTCCCTCTACTTGATCGGCGCAAGCCTTGCACAACTCATTGTTTACATGAACCAAAAAAACATTTCCTTTTCCAAATCCATCGACCACTTCCGTGTTTCTCTGGCCTTGGTCATCCTGGGagtctttgcctttctctACCCCGCCGCGCTCATGGGATATCacatcttcttgatggcccGTGGCGAAACGACGAGAGAATTCATGAACTCTCACAAGTTCACCAAGAGCGAACGATATCGTCCATTTGACCAAGCAAGCTTCTGGAGGAACATCCTGGCCGTTCTCTGCCGACCCCGCACGCCCTCTTATTACCAGTTCAAGAAGCGCTATGAGAACGGCGATCAACGATTTGGTCTTCACCGGGACCAACGTCCAGTGCTTGATTCTCGAGGCCTCGAGATGGACGCTGTCAAGCCCCCTTCCCAAGGTGGCTTCCAAGGCCCTGTCACCCTCCGGGGTTCAAGCCAGGGTGAACCGTGA
- a CDS encoding haloacid dehalogenase-like hydrolase domain-containing protein, translating to MADTAKTSSQRPQLTSSMRSSSYLSDHQQYRPPQHRIPEAHHGIDTVVEDSSPSKSPKLPFNGVPSPEHPPIIVDSGVSHSYSHPNCAPPAGRRSDRLIATLFYKGSDRNAPPRSSSGGLSRSRSPAKSGLADSTESLPPNMAPTTSMDEFPLEPPTQESEQLDHLYGSYVSPLCITSFLHLMSTFPLPDGAEEPHSSHRCLDNQESPRVVELTLTPAPSPSYLSLDDLRKHELIYRFEQEWNVDVALQRDVLWRKHPRLVVFDMDSTLITQEVIDLLAETIKDPPDLAERVAGITHRAMMGELNFESSFRERVALLKGLPATLFEDLRPVLDVTNGVRDLLKALKRLGVKTAVLSGGFLPLTGWLAKELGIDHAHANEVVIEDGKLTGEVKGIIVGKERKRDLLVEIAQKEGIDLSQVIAVGDGANDLLMMEKAGLGVAWNAKPTVQMEAGARLNGQSMLDLLYLFGFTGEEVDMLIS from the coding sequence ATGGCGGACACGGCAAAGACGTCGTCGCAACGCCCGCAGCTCACCAGCAGCATGCGGAGCAGCTCGTACCTCAGCGACCACCAGCAGTATCGCCCGCCGCAGCACCGCATCCCCGAGGCCCATCACGGCATCGACACCGTCGTCGAGGACTCGTCGCCGTCCAAGTCGCCCAAGCTGCCCTTCAATGGCGTGCCGTCGCCCGAGCACCCGCCCATCATCGTCGACAGCGGCGTCTCGCACAGCTACTCGCATCCCAACTGCGCGCCGCCTGCTGGCCGCCGCTCGGACAGACTCATCGCCACGCTGTTCTACAAGGGATCCGACCGCAATGCGCCGCCCAGGAGCTCTTCCGGGGGCCTCAGCCGGTCGCGATCCCCCGCCAAGTCCGGGCTGGCCGACAGCACCGAGTCTCTGCCTCCCAACATGGCGCCGACGACCAGCATGGACGAGTTCCCTCTTGAGCCTCCCACGCAGGAGTCGGAGCAGCTTGACCACCTCTACGGCTCCTACGTCTCGCCGCTGTGCATCACGTCCTTCCTCCACCTCATGTCGACGTTCCCCCTGCCTGACGGCGCCGAGGAGCCGCACTCGTCGCATCGCTGTCTGGATAACCAGGAGAGCCCCCGGGTCGTTGAACTGACGCTGACGCCCGCTCCGTCGCCCAGCTACCTCAGCCTGGACGATCTGCGGAAACACGAGCTGATTTACAGATTTGAGCAGGAGTGGAATGTCGACGTGGCCCTGCAGAGGGATGTCCTGTGGAGGAAGCACCCCAGACTGGTTGTCTTTGACATGGACAGCACCCTCATCACACAGGAGGTCATTGACCTGCTGGCTGAGACCATCAAGGACCCGCCGGATCTTGCTGAGCGTGTGGCTGGAATTACGCACCGCGCCATGATGGGTGAGCTCAACTTTGAGTCATCGTTCCGCGAGAGAGTCGCGCTTCTCAAGGGCCTACCGGCAACCCTCTTTGAGGATCTTCGGCCTGTTCTCGACGTCACCAACGGCGTGCGGGATCTGCTCAAGGCGCTGAAACGCCTCGGCGTCAAGACGGCTGTTCTATCCGGAGGCTTTCTGCCGCTGACGGGATGgttggccaaggagctcggCATCGACCATGCGCACGCCAACGAAGTGGTCATCGAAGACGGTAAGCTCACGGGCGAAGTCAAGGGCATCATTGTCGGAAAGGAGCGCAAGCGCGATCTCCTCGTTGAAATTGCGCAAAAGGAGGGCATCGATTTGTCCCAGGTCATTGCCGTTGGAGACGGCGCCAACGACCTcctgatgatggaaaaggcCGGCCTGGGCGTGGCGTGGAATGCGAAGCCGACGGTGCAGATGGAGGCTGGGGCGCGATTGAACGGACAGAGCATGCTGGACTTGCTCTACCTGTTTGGATTCACGGGCGAGGAGGTAGATATGCTGATTTCTTAG